In the genome of Helicovermis profundi, the window ATTTAGATTTAGTAGCAGAAGGTGTGGAGACAAAAGAACAATGTGATTATCTAGTTGAATTAGGTTGTTATGTTATTCAAGGGTATTATTTTTCTAAACCAGAACCATTGGGAAATAGTAAATAACTTATCTCTATTATATTGATAAGAGTATGTGCTTGTAAGGGGTTTGGGAGCCGTGCGACCTATCTAATCTTCGATTAGCTAAGTCACGGGCATTTTGCCCTATAATAAAAAACATAAAGCAATAAAAATGCTAAATTCTTGCATTTTTATTTACTATATTGATAAAAGTATGTGCTTGTAAGGGTTTAAAAGCCGTGCGACCTATCTAATCTTCGATTAGCTAAGTCACGGGCATTTTGCCCTATAATAAAAAACATAAAAGAATAAAACTGTTAAATGCTTACAGTTTTATTGCTTTATTGTTAAAGTGTGTGTGGTTGTAAGGGTTTAAAAGCCGTGCGACCTATCTAATCTTCGATTAGCTAAGTCACGGGCACTTTGCCCTATAATAAAAAACATAAAAGAATAAAACTGTTAAATGCTTACAGTTTTATTGTTTTATTGTTAAAGTGTGTGTGGTTGTAAGGGTTTAAAAGCCGTGCGACCTATCTAATCTTCGATTAGCTAAGTCACGGGCACTTTGCCCTATAATAAAAAACATAAAGCAATAAAAATGCTAAATTCTTGCATTTTTATTTACTATATTGATAAAAGTATGTGGTTGTAAGGGTTTAAAAGCCGTGCGACCTATCTAATCTTCGATTAGCTAAGTTACGGGCATTTTGCCCTATAATAAAAAACATAAAACAATAAAACTGTTAAATGCTTACAGTTTTATTGTTTTATTGTTAAAGTGTGTGTGGTTGTAAGGGTTTAAAAGCCGTGCGACCTATCTAATCTTCGATTAGCTAAGTCACGGGCACTTTGCCCTATAATAAAAAACATAAAAGAATAAAACTGTTAAATGCTTACAGTTTTATTCTTTTATGTTTTTTATTGCACGGCTTTTTTTTATCGCGAAACTTAATATATTTGTAACTTCAAATGGCTTACAATTTCTTTGTTTTGTATTATAATGTAAATGGTAGTGTTATTTTTATGTAGGAGTGATTTAATGATAAAACTTGAGAGAGTTTCTAAAAAATATAAGAATGGAACTTATGCTCTTCAGGGTGTGAGTTTAAATATAAAAAAGGGCGATTTTGTTTTTTTTGTTGGTCCTAGTGGTGCTGGTAAATCAACCTTGGTTAAACTTTTATTAAAAGAAGAAAATGTTACTTCTGGAAAAATTATTGTTGATAAAAAGGATGTAACTCATATACATAATCGTAGGATACCTTTTCTTAGAAGAAAAATGGGAGTAGTTTTTCAAGATTTTAGACTTCTTCCTAATAAAACAGTGTATGAGAATGTTGCTTTTGCTATGGAGATAATTGAAGCTAGTCATAGAGATATTAGAAGTCAAGTGCCTATGATTCTTAGTATAGTTGGTCTTAGTGATAAACAGAAAAGTTATCCTAGTCAGCTTTCCGGAGGAGAACAGCAAAGAGTTTCGATTGCGAGAGCGATTGTAAATAATCCTCCCATACTTATTGCTGATGAACCTACTGGAAATTTAGATCCTGAAAATTCATGGGAAATTATGAAATTGCTTAAATCTATTAATAGAAGAGGAACGACGGTTATAATGGCGACTCATGATAAAGAAATTGTTGATATTATGAAGCAAAGAGTTGTTGAACTTAAAAAAGGAAGGATTTTAAGGGACGAAGAAAAGGGAGGCTACGGTTATGAAGGTTAGGACTGTAAGTTATACCTTTAGGGAGAGTATTAAAAATTTATGGAGAAATCGTGCTATGAGTATGGCATCATTATCTTCAGTAGCTGCAACTCTATTAATTCTTGGAATTATATATATTCTTATAATTAATATCAATAGTTTAGCTGATGGTGTTAAAGATCAATTTGACACAATAAATATATATTTATCAGATAATTTAACCTTAGATGACGTTAATACAATTGGTGATGAAATTTATAAACTTGAAGGGGTAAAAGATATAACGTTTGAAACAAAAGAACAAGCTTTAGAAAAATATAAAGTCGAATGGGGAGATAACGGATATTTATTAGACGGTCTTGAATCGAATCCTCTTCCAAATTCCTACATAATAACTTTAAAAGATATTGGATATGCAAATTATGTTGTAAATAAAATAAAAAAAATGAATGGAGTAGAAGAGGTAAAATATTATCAAGATATTATTGTAAAAATGATGAGTATTGCAAAGTTTGTTAGAAATG includes:
- the ftsE gene encoding cell division ATP-binding protein FtsE; this encodes MIKLERVSKKYKNGTYALQGVSLNIKKGDFVFFVGPSGAGKSTLVKLLLKEENVTSGKIIVDKKDVTHIHNRRIPFLRRKMGVVFQDFRLLPNKTVYENVAFAMEIIEASHRDIRSQVPMILSIVGLSDKQKSYPSQLSGGEQQRVSIARAIVNNPPILIADEPTGNLDPENSWEIMKLLKSINRRGTTVIMATHDKEIVDIMKQRVVELKKGRILRDEEKGGYGYEG
- the ftsX gene encoding permease-like cell division protein FtsX — encoded protein: MKVRTVSYTFRESIKNLWRNRAMSMASLSSVAATLLILGIIYILIININSLADGVKDQFDTINIYLSDNLTLDDVNTIGDEIYKLEGVKDITFETKEQALEKYKVEWGDNGYLLDGLESNPLPNSYIITLKDIGYANYVVNKIKKMNGVEEVKYYQDIIVKMMSIAKFVRNVGVGLIFILIAISTFIINNTIKLALNSRKTEISIMKYVGATSWFVKWPFLLEGTFLGIMGALVSTGIIYFIYKYTFVLFTSHFYVLIAAYIVNVDIVIKNLLIIFVIIGAGIGALGSIWSMKKYLEV